From the genome of Nicotiana sylvestris chromosome 1, ASM39365v2, whole genome shotgun sequence:
gcaataagcccaatcatagtgaaaaacaataaatctctATCAATTATGCGGTAAAAATaccaactgggatggaccaagtcacaatccccaattgtAAATGACatcgcgctcgtcatacaacgcgtgtctcatctcaacatagcagtatgttgtgcaatccggggtttcaaaccctcagtgcatcatttaaagtcattactcacctcgaaccggtgaaatctatagcttgcgatgcctttgcccctcaaatcagcctccacacacgttgaatctaaccaaaatcagagcgaatacatcacaatatgctaaggaaacaatacccaatcgaaaatactcgaaaaacgttaaaaatcacgaagttggcaaaacccgagccccggactcacttctcgaaaaattacgaaagtcacatcaccggattcatcgtctcgccacgagtccgtacatataaaatttaccaaaatcggagttcaaatgacccctcaaatcttcaaatcttattttcaaatccctaggtccaaaattcccaatttacacctcaaaaacatgtaatctagtcggattattcgatgataattcaatattatggagtaggaATAATCACAAGTGATTTACCTCAAGATTtctcatgatttcttgctcaaaaatcgccccaaaccGTGTTATTTCGCAAGAAAATAGGTAAAAAAACGAGCAGAAACGCAACAGCTTTTAATAagcaaatctggtcgctaaagacccaaatctggtcgctaaaggtgctaatctggtcgctaaaagtgTCACACCAGACCTGATGTACCAGCactctttaatttcactaaaaaagGCTCTAAATCCTTCATACGAACttggaattagacgattcttgttcctatgagttacaaataataatacaaacacaacccttcaatcgaaactcaattcggagctcatttgcccagtgcgatatccatttcgctcgttaaacaattactcatgtttcgcgtcaaaaacccaatcacgacttgatgaaattagaccaaaatttctagatcagtcctataattcattatcaaaattctgaaagtctcggaatcaaatttggatctttAGAACTAAACgggaacctttagatcattacatttatgctcaaaacggcaaaaatcttccaaaaagtCTTCCAAATTTGTctgagcctcatgggatcccaacaaagtatactaacaagtcccataatatgacacaaacttagttgtttcttcgaatcaccaaaaacaacgcaaaaatactaaattcacctcggattcaagcctatgaactttgaaacttctaattttcacatccgatgtcgaaacacatcaaaactagtccaaatgatctcaaattttgcagacaagtccaaaatgacataacgaagctacagaaactctcggaattccattccaagccttggatcaaaatcttacctatcaaccggaattcgccaaaatactaactttgccgattcaagcttgattctacaccggtcatcacaaaatattccggacacactcctaagtcccaaatcacctaacaaagctatccgaaccataaaatttgtatttcgagcgctctaacacataattcaatatccggttaacttttccaacttaagcttccttaaaagagactaagtgtctcaaaccttacaaaaatcattaaggaatgacttcaaattttgcacacaagtcacattcgacattatggacttgccctaactttcggaatcgcattccgaccccgatatcaaaatttccacttccgatcgaattttctcaaaaaccttcaaatttctatatttagccaaacggctccaaaatgacctacggacctccgaattcacttccgatcacgctcccaaatctagaatcaccatacggagctactcccagtctcggaattccaaacggacatcaataacactgaaatgcattttaagccaaactgatgcaatttcttctaaaatgctatcttccacaataggcgctaaaacgctcccgggttatccaaaacccgatccgggcataagcccaagtccgaaatcatcatacaaaccagctggaaccttcggatcccaattccgaggtcgtttactcaaaattccaatcctagttcatttcttcaattttaagctttcaaaatgagaatttccatttagatttgactccaaacttcctgaattttaattctgaccatacacacaagtcaatatacctgagatgaagctgctcatggccttaaactgctgaatgacacgctggagctcaaaatgaccgattgGGTCGTTACACTCATCTAAATTCATTAAACACGCAGCGAGGGGGTCTTCAATAGTCAGCAGTTCATCATCGGTCTCTACGATTACATCCATGGCATCAATAAAAGAGCAATTGGaaaattcacttggtcgcctcatagatttctgcacattgaatgttatctcttcatcGTTCAACCTCATCTTTAACTCCCCAGTTTCATAATCAATTAAAGCTCTACCCGTGGCCAGGaacggtcttcccaaaattatgggaatctcttcatccactttACAGTATAAGATTACAAAATCTatagggaacacaaatttccctaactgaatcaacacatcatccagAATACCAGAGGGTCGCTTTACCGTCCTGTCAGtcagctgcaacaacatagaggtgggtctagctcttccaataccCAGTCTCTTATAAATTTCTAGGGGAATAAGATTAATGCCGGCCCCTAGATCACACAGTTCTTTAGCAAAGGCAAAATCACCAATAGTGCATGGGATTGTAAAGCTCCCTCGGTCAGACAGCTTTTTCGCAATTGGTTTAGTTACCACTGTACTCAGGTCTGAGTAAGAGtaactgtggccaagtcttggaaatcaaattttcgggacattaagtccttcatcatttttgcatacccaggcatctctttcaaagcatcaatcaagggaatatttacctggatttgttttagCATCTCCAAAAACTTCTTGTATTACTCCTCTTTTTGGTACTTAACTAGCCTCTGAGGAAACGGTGCAGGAGGTCTCTTCTTTCCAATCATTTGGCTTCGATCTTTATCAGCTGCCACATCAACCACTGGTTCTTGTgctgtctcagcttctttctcggTCTCCATTTAAATGCTACtttcttcctgggcaggctggactgtcacctctgtcagtttCGTTGATTCATCCAACTCAATGGGCACTGATATGAGTGTCTCAACCACCCTGGCTTCTCGAGCCCTTTCTTGCTCGACATCCAAATCTCTGCCATTCCGTAGGCTCACCGCCATTATCTGTTTTGGGACTTGATATTTTGGATTTACCTGGGTATCTACAGGTAGTGTTCCATGAGGGCGAGAGACATCGAAATTTGGCCCATCTGCATTTCAATATTTTTGATCGCTgaatcatgtgcatctactctctcGCTAATCTTTGTATTAGACCCAATAACCTTTTGCATCATTGCTTCCAGTCTAGAAAACCCATCTTCCTGCCTTCCACTATACTGCTGTTGAGTAGGGTGATACCCCTGCTGTTGATTCTGATTACTGTATTCCTGTGGCCTTGGGTAAGGTGCTATATTGTTggggggtctcatacctcccacaTTCCCACTGTTGAACTGTGATTGGGATGGCATGTACTGTTGATTCTGCTGGCCCCAACTCTGACTACCATGTCTCTTGCTCCCATAATTAGTCACATAGTTCATATCTTCAGGGTAATGCTGATGATCGTGTTCTGATTTCcactggttaccaattggctgactaatgcaagatgtgcacaagcccccattaGTAGTATCTACAATATGTACCTGTTGCTtttgccctgactcttccacctttttggtgagtatgctcatctgtgtcaataaggcggccatattttcagccattGAATTGGATGGATCTAAAGGCACTAATTGCACCACTGGAGTGATTGGTGCATTTCTGTTATCCATTCCCGAATTCTGcgccatcttgtcaagcagaccTTGACCTTCTCTCAATGTTTTACTCAAAAATtaagcatcaacaatgttcttcacgcTATCTGACAATCCTATGTAGAACCGCTGTCCCAACATCAAATCTGGAAtgccatggtgcggacatatgACCAGCATCCCTTTAAAACGCTCCCATGTTTCATGCAATGTTTCCATTGGTCTCTATTTAAAACTCAAAATGTCATCAATCTGTTGGGTGGTTTTGTTGGGGTGGAACTTGTTCACGAATTGcctgactaactcctcccaagttgttatggaatttatggggagtgagtttaaccaGGTCTGAGCAGCTCCTGTCACTGAAAATGGGAATAATAGCAACTTGATTGCTTCTGGAGTTACATTGGGCTGCCTTTAGGTTTTGCAGATTGAGAGAAATTTTTTCAAATGTTgttgaggatcttcgacttgTGACCCTGAAAATaatcccttgttttgcaacaaatGCAGCATGTTATTCATGATTTGGAAGGATTCAGCTTGTATCTGCGGGACTAAAATCGAGGTGGCTAGATTTTTAGcagtgggttgtgcccagtcatagagagccgcctctggcacaagaggtgtcACTGGCGCTATTGGTACAGCTGGGTGTTCTTCCTATCTCCCATTGTTGTTTCTAATGGGtcagttgtttgttgttgtttgtttttccggttGGCCCGGTTCAAGGCCTTGAAAAATTTCTCGGGACCTGGTAATGcctcaaatacttcaccagttctcgatgagtttctaggcatgcacctgtgcaaccaagtcgacaacaacaacaacaacaacaacccagtataatcccacttagtggggtctggggagggtagtgtgtacgcagaccttacccctaccctgaggtagagaggctgtttccaaatagacccccgacatccttccctccaagaacttcccaccttgctcttggggagactcgaactcacaacctcttggttggaagtggaggttgcttaccatcaaagCAACCAAGTCGACAAACGTAAAAAATTTCAATGTAAAAGTTAGGTATAGAGAGAActaactacactaagaatttttgtacttctttcaatCGTAATTGATAATaccgttaattccccggcaacggcgccaaaattttaTCACGCTCAACTGTGTCTATTAAAAGACTAAGCgggcgttgcaaatataatccgaggTATTATGCCccgagtcgaatcccacagggaattaacgtATCAAGAGAAGCCTTTAAAGTACTAAATTCTTATGAGTCAACCTTCTCAAACTTTGTAAATGTTATGGTCACTACTCCAACTAACAGAATCGATAAAACAAAGATTAACTACTACGCAGTTGTAGACAATTGGAATAAAGGTCTAAGGTAATGGTTATCCCCGTTGTTGAATTCCTTAGTCGTATGTTTCTTATAGTTATGAATTAGTTGTCTCTAATGATCATGAACTCTCCAGCTATCATAACTCTCTCTCAAataattatgataatttactagacgcactctctcaagctacgcTAGCTAGATTCTCATTACAgttcacttagatcgcacccgaggtatcgttatctctactccaacctctaaaccctcggttatgactctcgcctatactccgggagtgatgttgttcaaataattacctaaatatgcactctctctcaagtagatacataataaataggaacggTAATTGAGGATCCTTTCAACTAACCAAAatcaaaacgtagttgaacaaatagacaTTAACAACCAActcaaactatattaatataacaacaAGTTCATCAACAACGGGTTCACCCAAAACCTTAGATTAAAAgagttagctactcataacaatgaTGTTCATCACAATAATTAAATTCATTACAAatcataaaaacaaaaggaagaagagaagaacTTGATGTAGAAtactcctccttgcctcttgcctttccttttcttgctATCAGCTATCAAAAGCTACACACACACTCCTTGGGCGAGATTGACCTTCTATAGGTTAATTGAATTTGCCCCCCACACTTCCAAATTTACTCCCAGGAATTATTTTCCGGAAATGGGCTAGCGCGGCCGCGTTAGTGGGCGCGCTAATGGCCGTGCTAGTAGCCTTACCATTCTGCCTCGACCATCTGGGCTAGCGTGGTCGCGCTAGTCTAGGCCTTCATTTGGTCGATTCTTTTTCTCGTCGTCTCGCTTACTCAGCTCCTAGGGGTCTTTCTTGCTTCAATGCAGCTCCAATCACATCTTTAAGGCCTTATATAAACTCCTCATTCCTGCAACACAATTTAGAGctcatttttcatcatttgaTTATATTAGAGCATTGAAACATAATCAAGTTGGGAAAAAACAATCGTCAAATGACATAAATCTAGCCTAATATCAACAAGCAACTTTAGTTACTTCTGGGTAGCCACTATTTTAGGGAACCATAGAGTAAATACAGCTGTACCAATTGATACTTTTAGAAATACGTTGACCTAGATAAATACAAGTTTTGTTTCTGATATCATAAGTCGTCTAATGTGATGCTTTTATCAACTTTGCAGATCAGAATTATCCCAAGTTATTCAGCTGATAGAGAGAACTTCTAATAAATCAAGCAGATGTTGTTCTAAAAAGAGCAGAGAATGCAAAATGTCCGATGGAGTGTGATATTCTAATGTCATTCTTTCCTATTTTCAAACTCATGTAGCAGATATAAAGTTTTGTTTATTGTCATTGCCAAAGAAAATTCAGTGTTCAGGATAAGGTCACAGATATAAGGTGTCTTCTTCAGAAGCTTCAATTCTCATGTTATGGATAAATGTAGTCATGTAAAATTAATCCAACAAGAACACTGAAAAACCAGGTAAAGAATAGATCTGAACAGATTTCATTTGCTAAAGAATATTATGCTTATCTCTTTACAAAATTACATTCAATCGGGATCTACTGTTGCAGCTAACAGTAACCCCCTCTATCTAATTATCAGTGGTATCATATAAATGATGTGTCTTTTCCTAACTCTTCTAATGTACAGACTGGAGTCCAGGTTAGTTCTTTAAAAAATTATGAAAGGAAAAGCCTCAGATCCTACACAAGCTAGAAGTAAGATCAACGAACATATCCTCGCTACAGGGAATTGTGAGACCACCCATTGGATGATCAAATCCAAATTCTTCCTCAGCTTGGCTAAGCAAGTCTTGAAATGCCGGTTGACTCAAGAATGATAATGGGATCACAAATCTCTTCTTTTGCTTCTCTCCAACATAAACAGCAAAATATCCATTTGGAACATCTCCAGCTGTAGAAGACTTCTTGATTATACGAGGCATACGGATAGCCATGGTTGTTTAGTTTAATACAGAtgagcaaataaggaagggaatAATTAGTAATGACCCTGAAAGCAGAGAAAAGCTTTGTATGGTTGCAAGTTTTGCTGAGAGTTGTTATGCTAAATCCTTCTTTCTATGTGTTTAAATAGGCCAATGACAAGTTGTATACTCCTACTGATGTGCATTGAACAGGCATTTTGTGGGCACCAGCTAAAGACAAAAGAACTTGAAGTATCACATGGTTTTGCCTTCCAACTCATTGTCATACTACTATTATACATTGAGACTCGTCTAAAAGCAGAAGGTTCCACTGATTTTCACAACATCAGACAGATGGAAACCTCCTCATCTTATTGAAAATGGTATACTTAGGGACCACCCAGAGCCATTTCTTGATGTTTAATCAACAAGTTTTGGTCACTATTCCAATGACTGATCATGAAATCTGAATCTATGAGGGGCATATCCTATGAATTTTAGACAAAATCTGATCGTCCACAGTGCTAAAGCGATGGCTCAAGATACAAGTTGTTTCTTATGACAAAAACTACATACTTATGGTTCCAAGTGGTGCTGCAGTTGAAGACTTCCACTTTATCTATAAAATGGTCAAATTAGGATCATTATCTTTTGAATAATAGGGATTTTAGATAAGTTGGAATATTTCTCCTGTTTCACTTATCAATAAGAAGGTCGTCATAGGTAATATTCCTGGTCAAAGAAGAGCAAAACCAACCAGTGTCTACTTTGTGTTGTGCCACTGCTGAGCATGTGTGGACCTCAACACTGATTATCTAGGAAACAACCAAGAAAAGTAATGTCTGAAGAATATAAAAAAACTTATCTCTAATGTGGTGAGCAATTGTGATAATGAATGAGTTGACTTTAACAACACTTTTTTTAATACATAGTTCCATATGCAGTATCTCAAAGGAGAAGAAGCTTTCTCCAGAAATAAGCCTTGACTACTCCGACTAATTCTGGTAATGATTAAAGCATATCTGAGTACTTAGAACATAGTATATATGGGGATAACACTGTTTCAGTACATATTAAAAGGTTCAGTTAATTAACAGATATGATCAAAGTTCATTATGTTATGGGTTTGGATTCAATAACTTGCAAAGAAGCAACATTACTTAATGATACATATTTAAATGGGCCCAAGTTTTTTTTATCTATAATCACAACCCAAATCCACTTAATTTTGTGACTTGGTCAAAATTACTCTTTTGTAATTCCAGGCTTGGAGGATAGTTTAGCGCAGATAGTGCCGAGTAACTACAATCCATATGAGCTGTACTAATCGATGCTTTTAGAAATAAGTTGACTATAATAAGTACGATTTTTAGTTCCTCATATAATAATTTGCTTTAATATGACAGATTTGATCAAATTTAAGATCATAATTATCCTACGTTTTATAGGTGATCAAGAGAAATTCTAATAAACCAAGCCAGAGAGTTGTTTTAAGAAGAGCAGAGAACGAAATTGTCTAATGGAGTGTGATCTATTAAATTTCACTTCATTGATATATAGAAATTTCTGTTGCAGATATAAAGGGAGGGCTATTTGGCGTCATTGTCAAAAATTATTTCAGTGATCAGGATAAAGTTACAGAGAATGTCCTCTTTAGAAGCTCTATTTACATTGTTATGAAGAAAATGAAGTCATGTAAAGAAATTTATTAAACAAGAATACTGATAAATCAATTGGCTAAAGAATGTCTCCAAAAGATACTTATCATTTACTAAAGAATGTGTTATTTGTCTCTTTGACATCAGCTACTAAAAATTACATTCAAAATTGCCTTTCAATTCTTCTGATGTACAAACTGAAAAATCCAGGTTAGTTCTTTACAAAACTGTGAAAGCAAAAGCCTCAGATCCTACACAAGCGAGAAGTAAGATCAAAGAACACATCCTCGCTACAGGGAACTGTGAGACCGCCCATTGGATGATCAAATCCAAATTCTTCCTCAGCTTGACTTAGCAATTCGTGAAATAAAGGTTGGCTCAAGAACGATATAAGGATTACAAATCTCTTCTTTAGCTTCACCCCAACATAAACAGCAAAATGACCCTTCGGAACATCTCCAGTTGTAGTAGACTTCTTAATTATACGAGGCATACGGATAGCCATAGTCTTTAGTTCAATATAAATGaacaaataaggaaggaaataacTAGTGAGGACCTTAAAAGTAGAGGAAAGCTTTGAATGTTTTCAAGTTTTGCTGAGTGTTGTGGTGGTAGAGGCTTCTTTTCATGTGTTTATATAGTGCCAATGACAAGTTGTTGCATCCTAGTAATTTGCATTGAATAGGCATTATGTGAGCAGCAGCTTAAGACAATAGCACCTGAAGTATCACATGCCTTTGCCTTCCAACTCACAATCATACTATCTAGACTATGGAATTAGTCTAAACCAGAAGGTCCTACTGATTTTCACAACAAAGAACAGATTCAGGAAACCTCATCTTCTCGAAAATGGTATAGTTAGGGACCACCTCTAGCCATTTCTTGATGTTAAATCAACAAGTTGTAGTCAGAATTCCAATAATTGGTCATAAAATGCGAATCTATATGAGGGCATATCCTGAAAAATTTAGACAAAATCTGATCACTTATAGTGCTAAAGCGACGGCTCAGGATACAAGTTGTTGCTTATGACCAAAAACTAGTCTTATGGTTCCAAGTAGTGCTGCAGTTGAGAACTTATAAAATGGTCAAATTAGGATGATTAATTATTGGAAACAATAGAATTGGATAAAGTTATAATATTTCTCCAGTTTCATTAATCAATAAGAAGGTTCTGGTCAAAGAAGAACAAAACCAACCACTCAACCAATTTTGTGCCAGTGCTGAGTAGAAGTGGACTTCAGCACTAATTTTGTAGGGAACAACCTAGAGAAAATATTTCTGAAGAATATAGAAACTTAGATCTAATTTGGTGTAGCAATTATGATAATGGAATGGTACTAATCCACAAGAATAACATCCTAGCTTAAATTTGTCAAGAAAATCAATTGGCACAGTGCACCTTGAATTGATCagattttataaattaaatgatGAGTTGACTTTGAACAGCACTTTTTTCAATTGAGAATCTAAACTCATGCACCAAACTTaacattttaagaatttatggaCAGCCAGCACTCTGGCCTGCATGCATGGTTTAGTAACCTAATATGCACTTCCTTGTTTTTCAACATTTTCAAGCACAGAATAATACTGAAATTTCAATAATCTTAATTAAAAAGTTTAATTTTGTCGTAAGGAGTTATAAAATGGTTGCTGTCGGAGCAATTATCACAACATATCCACAAATTCCTCAGTTAATATAGCCTTACATGAAAATGCAGAAGCTCAATTTGAAGTTAGAAAGAGAAAGTATCTTTGTTTAGAGGCATAATAAATCCAGTTTGGTATACTTCTTTTTGGTTAATCAATTTCCCAGTCGTCATATCAAGAAGCTACGAAATTGCTGAAATACTAATTTTGTGAGAGTGCACAGTATATGATATACTAAACCATTTTCAAGAAGATAAATCTGAACCAGGTTTCATGAATCTGTTCTTAAAACTTGATAGCATGTTAACTACTTGTAACAACCCAGTCCACTAGTGATATTATCCGTTTTGGAACTAGGCCTTCACGGGTTTAAAACATAGCACTAGcgtctaaggcttgttaacttatatacccagcatATACCTCTTATTAGGAGTGACCAACGAGCGGGTTGGGgcggatatggttcgggtcgaaaacgggtaatgaaaaaacggatcaattatccgacccgatccatatttaatacggataaaaaacggattaaccggcggataatatgggttatccatattatccatgacttcttgtatatgatcacttttgggagaattcttagtctccct
Proteins encoded in this window:
- the LOC104221328 gene encoding uncharacterized protein, which translates into the protein METEKEAETAQEPVVDVAADKDRSQMIGKKRPPAPFPQRLVKYQKEDYSYSDLSTVVTKPIAKKLSDRGSFTIPCTIGDFAFAKELCDLGAGINLIPLEIYKRLGIGRARPTSMLLQLTDRTVKRPSGILDDVLIQLGKFVFPIDFVILYCKVDEEIPIILGRPFLATGRALIDYETGELKMRLNDEEITFNVQKSMRRPSEFSNCSFIDAMDVIVETDDELLTIEDPLAACLMNLDECNDPIGHFELQRVIQQFKAMSSFISDGRRFWDRTLEFEPLHLENRETPPAKPSIEEPPKLELKPLPTHLRYEFLGPVSTLPIIISSSLLDVLAQQLL